Proteins encoded in a region of the Uloborus diversus isolate 005 chromosome 1, Udiv.v.3.1, whole genome shotgun sequence genome:
- the LOC129225042 gene encoding histidine-rich protein PFHRP-II-like — MKVIALILLLAGTAMAQYHHAPAAHSVHVAPAHAASSAGHAYGAHGQHSAGYAAHGQSHHGDQGLYADRAHAAQGHHNVGAYAKHDAQGAQASNYGRYRNAGAYAHDKGTGYEKAYAYDKKAGHHAVTADHGAQAANYGVASRAAHHNIGGHAQAGHNKYGSHDRNGAQAHGVRAHDSAAHGVQSSGHQQMYFQAPGYGYTY; from the exons ATGAAAGTG atCGCTCTCATCCTCTTGTTGGCCGGCACTGCCATGGCCCAATATCACCACGCCCCTGCTGCCCATTCCGTCCATGTAGCACCTGCCCATGCTGCTTCCTCTGCCGGACACGCATATGGAGCCCACGGACAACACAGTGCCGGATATGCCGCCCATGGACAATCCCACCACGGAGATCAAGGACTCTATGCCGACCGAGCCCATGCTGCCCAGGGACACCACAATGTTGGAGCATACGCTAAACACGATGCCCAGGGTGCTCAAG CTTCTAACTACGGCAGATACCGCAATGCCGGAGCTTACGCTCACGACAAGGGTACCGGATACGAAAAGGCCTACGCCTACGACAAGAAGGCCGGACACCACGCAGTGACCGCCGACCACGGAGCCCAAGCCGCCAACTACGGAGTGGCCAGCCGGGCTGCCCACCACAACATCGGCGGACACGCTCAAGCCGGACACAACAAGTACGGATCCCACGACAGAAACGGAGCCCAGGCCCATGGCGTCCGTGCCCACGACAGCGCCGCCCACGGAGTCCAGAGCAGCGGTCACCAACAGATGTACTTCCAAGCCCCAGGATACGGATACACATACTAG